In bacterium, a single genomic region encodes these proteins:
- a CDS encoding 2-oxoacid:ferredoxin oxidoreductase subunit beta has product MPKTHEYLRMDDRFPHVWCPGCGIGIMFSALIRAIDSLKLPREKIVLASGIGCTSRMPGYLDSDTFHVLHGRALAASTGVKLARPDMHVITVGGDGDMLAIGGNHFIHAARRNVGITCIILNNFTYGMTGGQQSPTTPEEMFASTAPYGAIDEPADACSLAVAAGAAYVARTTVHNVVQLERFLKTALVHKGFRLVEVAAQCPTLFGRMNRMGTPKELLEWIKNRTITIESANKMSKEQLKDKIVTGVFVDREVEDYGDRYARLVEKVKNEN; this is encoded by the coding sequence ATGCCCAAAACCCACGAGTATCTGAGAATGGATGACCGGTTTCCGCATGTATGGTGCCCAGGATGCGGGATAGGAATAATGTTCTCGGCGCTAATAAGGGCGATAGATTCGCTTAAGCTTCCCCGGGAAAAGATTGTTCTTGCCTCCGGAATAGGATGCACGTCGAGAATGCCTGGCTACCTTGACTCTGACACCTTTCATGTGCTTCATGGCAGAGCGCTTGCTGCGTCAACAGGCGTAAAGCTTGCTCGCCCCGACATGCACGTGATAACGGTTGGAGGCGACGGCGACATGCTTGCGATAGGCGGCAATCACTTCATTCATGCGGCAAGGCGTAATGTCGGAATCACCTGCATAATACTCAACAACTTTACTTATGGTATGACAGGTGGCCAGCAATCGCCTACGACTCCTGAAGAGATGTTCGCCTCGACTGCTCCTTACGGTGCTATTGACGAGCCTGCAGATGCTTGTTCGCTTGCGGTCGCGGCAGGCGCCGCATACGTCGCAAGGACAACCGTGCATAACGTCGTTCAGCTTGAGCGTTTCCTGAAAACCGCATTGGTTCACAAAGGATTTCGTCTGGTCGAAGTCGCGGCTCAGTGCCCGACTCTTTTTGGAAGGATGAATCGCATGGGCACCCCTAAGGAACTCCTTGAATGGATAAAAAATCGGACGATAACAATTGAATCGGCTAACAAGATGAGTAAGGAGCAATTAAAGGATAAAATCGTGACGGGTGTATTCGTGGATCGTGAAGTTGAAGACTACGGAGATCGATACGCCCGGCTTGTTGAGAAGGTCAAGAATGAGAACTGA
- a CDS encoding glycosyltransferase family 2 protein, which yields MKIARQKPKISVVIPTYNPGHLIEKCLASIPPEQTEVIIVDNKSRDGSVIQSQIIHKDIRFIFLSKNTGFAHACNQGAKIAEGDYILFLNQDSQLLKDGFYEVLSFMEKTRMCAAASGKILYPDGRIQENLRRFPNYTSLLFGRRAILTMLFPNNPFSRYFLCTDTDMEKTQQVDICTGMFLLVKRDVFNDIGMFDEGFFFYVEDFDLCKRIKDAGWEVWYIPKPASIHHLGENIRRIDRTYVKMHHFKGIYRYLVKHKKPGLILRALLTVFTALLISMHLSTKKFTGLLLP from the coding sequence ATGAAGATTGCAAGGCAAAAGCCCAAGATATCAGTAGTAATACCCACTTACAATCCCGGACATCTCATAGAAAAATGTCTTGCATCTATACCTCCGGAACAAACCGAGGTCATTATAGTGGACAACAAGTCCCGAGACGGCAGTGTTATCCAGTCTCAAATAATACACAAGGATATTCGCTTTATTTTTCTTAGTAAGAATACAGGGTTTGCACACGCATGTAACCAGGGTGCAAAGATAGCTGAAGGCGATTATATCCTCTTTTTGAATCAGGATTCACAGCTCCTTAAGGATGGCTTCTATGAGGTTTTGTCCTTTATGGAAAAAACCAGGATGTGCGCAGCCGCCTCGGGTAAAATTCTATATCCTGACGGAAGAATCCAGGAAAACCTGAGGCGCTTCCCCAATTACACGAGTCTATTGTTTGGTCGACGCGCGATTCTGACAATGCTGTTTCCAAACAACCCTTTCAGCAGATATTTTCTTTGTACCGATACCGATATGGAAAAGACCCAGCAGGTTGATATTTGCACGGGGATGTTCCTGTTGGTCAAAAGGGACGTTTTTAATGACATCGGCATGTTCGATGAAGGGTTCTTTTTTTATGTAGAGGACTTCGACCTATGCAAGCGCATCAAAGACGCCGGATGGGAAGTATGGTACATTCCGAAACCTGCATCAATCCATCACCTTGGCGAGAACATCCGACGCATAGACCGAACATACGTTAAAATGCACCATTTCAAAGGCATTTACCGCTATCTTGTAAAACATAAAAAGCCAGGGCTGATTTTGAGGGCTTTATTGACAGTGTTTACTGCTTTATTGATTTCAATGCACTTATCGACTAAGAAATTTACCGGTTTGTTATTGCCTTGA
- a CDS encoding 2-oxoacid:ferredoxin oxidoreductase subunit gamma: MRTEVRLSGRGGQGLILSGIVLAEACGVYENKEVVQTQSYGPEARGGASRSEVVISESQIRYPYAYDADILVALSQPAFDRFAPSMKKNGLIFADSFYVHSDSKNVMFVPFTETARTELGREVVANIVMLGALSSTTKIVELDSLKKAIEHRVRPAFLDLNLKALETGFRLGEEIWKKRSS, translated from the coding sequence ATGAGAACTGAAGTAAGACTTTCAGGAAGGGGCGGGCAGGGACTGATTCTTTCAGGCATTGTGCTTGCCGAGGCGTGCGGGGTGTATGAAAACAAAGAGGTTGTTCAGACTCAGAGTTATGGTCCTGAAGCCAGGGGCGGAGCCTCGCGTTCCGAAGTGGTGATTTCGGAAAGCCAGATTCGTTACCCTTACGCCTACGATGCGGATATCCTCGTAGCTCTTTCCCAGCCCGCGTTCGACAGATTCGCTCCATCAATGAAAAAGAATGGTCTCATCTTCGCGGACTCTTTCTACGTTCATTCCGATTCCAAGAACGTGATGTTTGTGCCGTTCACAGAGACGGCTCGAACCGAACTCGGCCGTGAAGTTGTTGCAAATATCGTGATGCTTGGCGCGCTCTCCTCCACTACCAAGATTGTTGAGCTCGATTCCCTCAAAAAAGCCATAGAACACAGGGTTCGCCCTGCGTTTCTTGATCTTAATCTCAAGGCTTTGGAAACGGGCTTCAGATTGGGCGAGGAGATATGGAAAAAACGCTCCTCATAA
- the rplS gene encoding 50S ribosomal protein L19, translating to MNKLVEIEKGMLRSDLPSFGPGDTVKVSFHVHEGKKEKIQAFQGVCIKIHGAGPNRSFTLRKVSQGVGIERIFPLHSPMLEKIEVVRYGKVRRARLYYLRDKVGKGLMIKERMIKKDATEAPKKTRKKTTKPVVEVTSKEELDAQESGPPGVAEG from the coding sequence GTGAACAAACTCGTAGAGATTGAAAAAGGCATGCTACGTTCAGATTTGCCTTCATTTGGACCTGGTGACACTGTAAAGGTTTCTTTCCATGTTCACGAGGGTAAAAAGGAGAAGATTCAGGCGTTTCAGGGCGTTTGCATCAAGATACACGGCGCTGGCCCTAACAGGTCATTCACTCTGAGAAAAGTATCTCAAGGTGTCGGGATTGAAAGGATATTTCCGCTTCACTCGCCTATGCTTGAAAAGATAGAGGTCGTCCGATACGGCAAGGTACGCAGAGCCAGACTTTACTATCTTCGTGACAAGGTTGGTAAGGGGCTCATGATAAAAGAGCGTATGATTAAAAAGGATGCAACAGAGGCACCTAAGAAAACAAGAAAAAAAACCACTAAACCCGTAGTTGAAGTAACCTCCAAGGAGGAATTAGATGCACAAGAATCTGGACCTCCAGGCGTGGCGGAGGGTTAG
- a CDS encoding ribonuclease HII, whose product MHKNLDLQAWRRVSLLCGVDEVGRGALAGPVVAAAVVLPPKLEIEDVRDSKKLTPRRREELFQQIATKALGIGVGFIPSEEIDETNILQAALKAMRRACERLAMRIEPDLVFVDGTYKIPDLPWPQEPFPQADENSMSVAAASIVAKVLRDRYMAQLDNSFPGYDFARHKGYPTSDHVKTLRRLGPSPIHRLSFRPCVECSEVRIHNIEIE is encoded by the coding sequence ATGCACAAGAATCTGGACCTCCAGGCGTGGCGGAGGGTTAGTCTTCTTTGCGGGGTTGATGAAGTAGGCCGCGGAGCCCTGGCAGGGCCGGTAGTTGCGGCGGCAGTAGTGCTGCCTCCGAAACTCGAAATAGAAGACGTTCGGGATTCCAAGAAACTCACGCCCAGGCGTCGCGAAGAGTTGTTTCAGCAGATAGCGACAAAAGCTTTAGGTATAGGAGTGGGATTCATACCTTCAGAAGAGATCGACGAAACAAACATTCTTCAAGCCGCCCTCAAGGCGATGCGCCGGGCATGCGAGAGACTCGCAATGAGGATAGAACCCGATCTCGTATTCGTTGACGGTACGTACAAAATCCCCGATTTGCCCTGGCCCCAGGAACCGTTCCCTCAGGCCGATGAGAACTCGATGTCGGTTGCAGCCGCTTCAATCGTGGCGAAAGTTCTCAGGGACAGATACATGGCGCAGCTTGACAATTCTTTCCCGGGGTACGACTTTGCGCGGCATAAAGGTTATCCAACGTCCGATCACGTCAAAACCCTTCGGCGTTTAGGTCCGTCGCCAATTCACCGCTTATCTTTTCGCCCATGCGTAGAATGCAGCGAAGTCAGGATACATAACATAGAAATTGAATAG
- a CDS encoding polyprenol monophosphomannose synthase, whose amino-acid sequence MKGVVIIPTYNERENISPRSGGDRHPSRYGILDAVHSYLPEADILVIDDGSPDGTADVVKERMKTDRKLFLIQRPRKMGLGTAYIRGFRWALDNGYEYAFEMDADFSHDPMDLPRFVKELENGADLVIGSRYIPGGEVVDWPKKRKSLSHYANLYARFVTSAPIKDMTAGYKCYKTKIFKEIRLDNISADGYGFQIEIDFRVWLAGFNVKEIPIVFRDRRVGVSKLNRRIVWQALFLVPQLRLWR is encoded by the coding sequence ATGAAAGGCGTGGTGATTATCCCTACATATAACGAAAGAGAGAATATCTCGCCTCGTTCAGGCGGGGACAGACACCCATCGCGCTACGGTATACTTGATGCCGTGCATTCCTATCTTCCTGAAGCTGATATACTTGTCATAGATGACGGCTCGCCTGACGGAACCGCGGATGTCGTAAAGGAAAGAATGAAAACGGATAGAAAGCTTTTTTTGATACAAAGACCAAGGAAGATGGGTCTTGGAACTGCTTATATAAGAGGCTTTAGATGGGCGCTTGATAATGGATACGAATACGCCTTTGAGATGGATGCTGACTTCTCTCACGATCCTATGGATTTGCCTCGTTTCGTGAAGGAGTTAGAGAATGGAGCCGATCTTGTTATAGGATCACGTTACATTCCGGGCGGAGAGGTTGTGGACTGGCCGAAGAAAAGAAAGAGCCTTTCGCATTACGCAAACCTCTACGCGCGATTTGTAACTTCCGCTCCGATAAAGGATATGACCGCGGGCTACAAATGCTACAAGACCAAGATATTCAAAGAGATAAGACTCGACAACATCTCCGCTGACGGATACGGATTCCAGATAGAGATTGATTTCCGGGTCTGGCTGGCAGGATTCAATGTGAAGGAAATACCGATTGTATTCCGCGATCGCCGCGTTGGCGTCTCGAAGCTTAATCGCCGGATTGTTTGGCAGGCGCTCTTTCTTGTTCCGCAATTGAGGCTGTGGCGCTGA
- the ndk gene encoding nucleoside-diphosphate kinase gives MEKTLLIIKPDVVARNKTGEILARLEAEGFTILGLKHILVSPQEAELFYEVHSGKSFFEDLIEFMTSGPIIACCLGRENAVRRLREIVGDTNPKKAEKGTLRALYGTSVERNGVHASNPEEDPESEVSFFFSTHELLS, from the coding sequence ATGGAAAAAACGCTCCTCATAATAAAACCGGATGTAGTCGCCCGCAATAAAACGGGAGAGATTCTGGCCAGGTTAGAAGCTGAGGGGTTTACGATTCTGGGTTTGAAACACATCCTGGTTTCGCCTCAAGAAGCGGAATTATTCTACGAAGTGCATTCGGGAAAATCTTTTTTCGAAGACTTGATCGAGTTCATGACGTCGGGTCCAATAATTGCATGTTGTCTTGGAAGAGAGAATGCTGTTCGTAGGCTGAGGGAGATAGTGGGTGATACGAATCCAAAAAAAGCGGAAAAAGGAACCCTTCGGGCTCTTTACGGAACGAGTGTCGAGCGTAATGGCGTTCACGCTTCGAATCCCGAAGAGGATCCTGAATCCGAGGTTAGTTTTTTCTTCTCAACACACGAGCTTCTTTCATAA
- a CDS encoding 4Fe-4S binding protein, which produces MKINRKEFEVLVQEEPKAFIKIYKRLCKGCEICVSLCPKSILSLGDDLKVHVVNTKDCIACMMCEWHCPDFAIFIEKKESKKS; this is translated from the coding sequence ATGAAAATTAATCGCAAGGAGTTCGAGGTTCTTGTTCAGGAAGAACCTAAAGCTTTCATAAAGATATATAAAAGGCTCTGTAAAGGCTGTGAGATATGCGTATCTCTGTGTCCGAAGAGCATACTTTCACTGGGCGACGATCTGAAAGTTCACGTAGTCAATACTAAGGATTGCATAGCCTGCATGATGTGCGAGTGGCACTGCCCTGATTTTGCCATCTTTATCGAGAAGAAGGAATCTAAGAAATCATGA
- the sucC gene encoding ADP-forming succinate--CoA ligase subunit beta: protein MKLLEYQAKVFFTKTGIPTPKEKPVSSKTEALQAAEELGLPCVLKAQVGVGGRGKAGGVKLARTMEEVAENAEAILGMEIKGERVERLLCSEAVDIKQEFYASVTTDRTNRRLVMMVSPAGGIDIEEVARTTPERILKIPIDPLIGLASYQSRNASAFLTRDPGIQKQVSSILSKLYALYTESDLSLAEINPLVVTGEGKVIALDAKIIIDDNALYRHPEFEEYRILSPDEALEEEAKSKGLSYIKLAGNVGCIVNGAGLAMATMDLIKRFGGEPANFLDVGGSSSPEKMLWAIELVTRDPNVRAIFVNIFGGITRCDDIARGLLDAASSRQLPLPVVVRLTGTNETEARKMLEGTSFIPARDMADGAKKAISSAGGK from the coding sequence GTGAAGTTATTAGAATATCAAGCTAAGGTTTTTTTTACCAAAACCGGGATACCGACCCCGAAGGAGAAACCCGTCTCCTCTAAAACAGAAGCCCTCCAGGCTGCTGAAGAATTGGGTCTGCCGTGCGTTCTAAAAGCCCAGGTAGGCGTGGGCGGTCGGGGAAAAGCCGGAGGCGTCAAACTAGCCCGCACAATGGAAGAGGTTGCGGAGAACGCCGAAGCTATACTCGGCATGGAGATTAAAGGAGAGCGCGTAGAGCGTCTTTTGTGTTCGGAGGCTGTAGACATCAAACAGGAGTTCTACGCGAGCGTGACGACGGACCGCACCAACCGCAGGCTTGTGATGATGGTGTCGCCCGCCGGCGGAATCGACATAGAAGAAGTGGCAAGGACAACGCCCGAGAGGATACTCAAGATTCCCATTGACCCCCTTATCGGCCTTGCATCGTATCAATCTCGCAACGCTTCAGCCTTTCTTACGCGAGACCCGGGGATACAAAAACAAGTATCCTCAATTCTATCCAAACTCTATGCTTTATACACAGAGAGTGATCTGTCTCTTGCGGAGATTAACCCTTTAGTCGTTACAGGAGAAGGGAAAGTGATTGCTCTTGATGCCAAGATTATCATAGACGACAATGCGCTATACAGACATCCTGAATTCGAGGAGTATCGAATTCTCTCGCCTGACGAAGCGCTCGAAGAGGAGGCTAAATCGAAGGGCCTTTCCTACATAAAGCTTGCCGGAAACGTCGGCTGCATCGTGAACGGAGCCGGACTCGCAATGGCTACAATGGATCTCATAAAACGCTTCGGCGGCGAACCGGCAAACTTCCTTGATGTCGGCGGTTCATCATCCCCTGAAAAGATGCTTTGGGCAATAGAACTCGTTACACGCGACCCCAACGTTAGGGCCATCTTCGTGAACATCTTCGGCGGAATAACCCGGTGCGATGATATCGCGAGGGGTCTCCTTGACGCTGCATCCTCGCGCCAGCTTCCTCTTCCTGTTGTGGTCCGTTTAACTGGAACTAACGAAACAGAGGCGCGCAAGATGCTCGAAGGCACATCCTTCATTCCCGCTCGAGACATGGCTGACGGCGCGAAAAAAGCTATTTCTTCAGCCGGAGGGAAATGA
- the rpsP gene encoding 30S ribosomal protein S16 encodes MVKIRLKRIGANKNPHYRIVVTDSRKARDGAYIESVGNFDPRGEQAFALNEERLAYWLTQGAAMSPRVTALLKRHKKEAKTPAIHTPAEEEATNTQTAASLDTGEQPETEHESSEGGKQ; translated from the coding sequence TTGGTTAAGATTCGTCTCAAACGAATTGGTGCAAACAAGAATCCACATTATCGGATTGTAGTGACTGATTCACGCAAGGCGCGTGATGGAGCCTACATAGAATCAGTAGGCAACTTTGATCCTCGAGGTGAACAGGCGTTTGCTCTTAACGAAGAGCGACTGGCGTACTGGCTTACACAAGGTGCAGCGATGTCTCCGCGTGTAACAGCACTTCTAAAGCGTCATAAAAAAGAAGCTAAGACGCCTGCCATCCATACCCCTGCAGAGGAGGAGGCTACGAATACTCAAACGGCCGCATCCCTCGATACCGGGGAACAACCTGAAACTGAACATGAATCCAGTGAAGGAGGAAAACAATGA
- a CDS encoding T9SS type A sorting domain-containing protein — translation DHCPYNDTVRRNVVVLLTHDVGVTEIALSPDFDNPPDRYNTGRAVTITATVENFGYNQESNVPVRCEILDKTADPDTLVYHNIQTIVTLDWRGNTLDNSYTAEVTFPVWTVPSTNWFTITCKTELAGDMCPDDDFEVLNPGAIDEGKTGPKAYFLEVTNAINEGEARLRFAVLHSDWVKISVFDINGRYVASVQNNPMEPGYYTRTWNGKDDSGRKCSAGIYIVRMEAEGFTASKKAVILN, via the coding sequence CGACCACTGCCCGTACAACGACACCGTTCGCCGCAACGTAGTAGTGCTTCTGACGCACGACGTTGGCGTAACCGAGATAGCCCTGAGCCCTGATTTCGACAACCCACCTGATCGCTACAATACAGGCAGGGCGGTAACGATAACGGCCACAGTCGAGAACTTCGGCTACAACCAGGAGAGCAACGTACCCGTGCGCTGCGAGATACTGGACAAGACAGCCGATCCTGACACGCTGGTCTATCACAACATCCAGACCATCGTGACGCTTGACTGGCGCGGCAACACGCTTGATAACTCCTACACTGCGGAAGTAACCTTCCCTGTGTGGACTGTTCCGAGCACTAACTGGTTCACCATCACCTGCAAGACCGAACTTGCTGGCGACATGTGCCCGGATGATGACTTCGAGGTTTTGAATCCAGGCGCAATCGATGAAGGAAAAACCGGACCTAAAGCCTACTTCCTGGAGGTCACGAATGCTATAAATGAAGGAGAAGCGCGGTTGAGGTTTGCCGTACTGCACTCAGACTGGGTAAAGATAAGCGTCTTCGATATAAACGGCAGGTACGTTGCAAGCGTCCAGAACAACCCCATGGAACCCGGCTACTACACGCGTACCTGGAACGGTAAAGATGATTCAGGCCGCAAATGCTCTGCAGGCATATATATTGTCCGCATGGAAGCTGAAGGATTTACGGCATCGAAAAAGGCAGTAATACTCAACTAA
- a CDS encoding 2-oxoacid:acceptor oxidoreductase subunit alpha codes for MNKKTSNSKTPANQRRLVSGNEACAEAALLAGVRFFGGYPITPSTEVAERMAEELPKVGGVFIQMEDEIASIMAIIGASAAGVPSMTATSGPGFSLMQEGIGYAAMTETPIVVINVMRGGPATGLPTKGAQGDFQQARWGTHGDHPVVVLTPRGVEECFNLTIRAVDISERLRVPVIVLTDEFVGHMREIVALPQRVEVYHRQRPRVSPEEYLHYADNTSYNAPYASFGEGFSIHLTGLTHREDGFPVNDASKIQWNNERLRHKIEDNIAFLEDNFIDDDPDADTLIVAFGSSARSAYEAKLLWDKPLSYIRLKTVWPFPDATVRKLADGRKRVVVPEMNDGQFCREVERCIGSRVELVSVTRNDGSMLTPGEVLEALK; via the coding sequence ATGAATAAAAAAACCTCAAACTCCAAGACTCCTGCCAATCAAAGAAGGTTGGTTTCAGGAAACGAGGCTTGCGCAGAGGCTGCACTTCTTGCCGGGGTTCGGTTCTTCGGGGGGTACCCCATAACTCCTTCCACAGAGGTAGCAGAGCGGATGGCCGAGGAACTGCCTAAAGTAGGGGGGGTGTTTATCCAGATGGAAGACGAGATAGCGAGCATAATGGCCATAATCGGAGCTTCGGCAGCCGGCGTACCTTCAATGACCGCTACATCCGGACCGGGGTTTTCTCTCATGCAGGAGGGTATTGGCTACGCCGCCATGACTGAGACCCCTATAGTCGTTATCAATGTCATGCGTGGCGGGCCTGCAACAGGTCTTCCCACAAAGGGAGCGCAGGGCGATTTCCAGCAAGCACGATGGGGAACTCATGGCGATCATCCTGTAGTGGTTCTTACTCCTAGAGGTGTCGAGGAGTGTTTTAACCTTACCATAAGGGCGGTTGATATTTCGGAGAGGCTGCGCGTTCCCGTTATCGTCCTTACCGATGAGTTCGTAGGGCATATGAGAGAAATCGTTGCTCTGCCGCAACGTGTTGAGGTTTATCACCGTCAAAGACCGCGCGTTTCGCCTGAAGAATACCTGCATTATGCGGACAATACGAGCTACAATGCCCCGTATGCGAGCTTTGGCGAGGGCTTCTCGATTCATCTTACGGGTCTCACGCACAGGGAGGATGGATTCCCTGTAAACGACGCATCTAAAATTCAATGGAACAATGAAAGGCTGCGTCATAAAATAGAAGACAACATTGCCTTCCTTGAGGATAATTTCATCGATGACGATCCCGACGCAGACACCTTGATAGTAGCTTTCGGCTCTTCTGCCAGAAGCGCTTACGAAGCGAAGCTTCTGTGGGATAAGCCTTTGTCCTACATCCGCCTCAAGACGGTTTGGCCTTTTCCCGACGCCACCGTGAGAAAACTTGCAGACGGAAGGAAAAGAGTAGTTGTTCCAGAGATGAACGACGGTCAGTTCTGCCGGGAGGTAGAGCGCTGCATCGGGTCAAGAGTAGAGCTTGTGTCCGTCACCCGGAACGACGGGTCCATGCTTACGCCCGGGGAGGTACTGGAGGCTTTGAAATGA
- the trmD gene encoding tRNA (guanosine(37)-N1)-methyltransferase TrmD has protein sequence MQITILSGLPEYLQAPIGLGHIRIAQDKGIVKLRILNLRDYALDAYRTIDDEPYGGGGGMVLKVEPVWRALSSLESLTLGQGDSATGIEKSWVVLPTPKGVRLKQDDFIRLSKKAHLVFLCSRYKGIDERIREWVDDEVSLGDYVIGGGEAAALVMIEGIVRLLPGVVGAHESVDTDSYTCGLLSAPTYTRPEEFNGKRVPDVLLSGHHAKIEKWRRSQALALTLKRRPDLIANYEFSEDDKKLFSEVLGEQTRRD, from the coding sequence CTGCAGATCACGATTCTTTCGGGACTACCAGAGTATCTGCAAGCTCCAATTGGATTGGGGCATATAAGAATCGCGCAGGATAAAGGGATAGTAAAGTTACGGATACTCAATCTGCGGGATTACGCATTGGACGCATACCGCACGATTGATGACGAACCCTATGGCGGTGGCGGCGGAATGGTGTTAAAGGTTGAGCCTGTTTGGCGTGCACTCTCCTCGCTAGAGTCTTTAACCTTAGGGCAAGGAGATTCTGCAACAGGCATCGAAAAATCATGGGTAGTGCTGCCGACACCGAAAGGAGTCAGGCTTAAGCAGGATGACTTTATAAGATTAAGTAAAAAAGCTCATCTTGTTTTCCTCTGCAGCAGATATAAAGGGATAGATGAACGAATAAGAGAGTGGGTAGATGATGAGGTATCGCTGGGAGATTATGTAATAGGCGGCGGCGAAGCAGCCGCATTGGTTATGATTGAAGGGATTGTAAGACTGCTTCCAGGCGTTGTTGGAGCGCATGAGTCAGTGGACACCGATTCATATACCTGCGGACTTCTATCGGCTCCGACTTATACGAGACCTGAGGAGTTTAACGGTAAGCGTGTACCGGACGTGCTTTTGTCCGGGCACCACGCGAAAATTGAAAAATGGCGCAGGAGTCAAGCGCTGGCTCTTACGTTAAAGCGTAGACCTGATTTGATTGCTAATTATGAATTCAGTGAAGATGACAAAAAATTGTTTTCGGAGGTATTAGGTGAACAAACTCGTAGAGATTGA
- a CDS encoding KH domain-containing protein yields MKELLEYMVKALVDNPNNVSIEEIAGEKTIIYELRVGEGDLGKVIGKEGRMAKAIRTILTAASMKKGKRAQLEIIE; encoded by the coding sequence ATGAAGGAACTGCTCGAATACATGGTCAAAGCGCTGGTTGACAACCCGAACAACGTCAGCATCGAAGAAATAGCTGGTGAAAAGACTATAATATACGAACTCAGAGTCGGAGAAGGCGACCTGGGCAAGGTCATAGGCAAGGAAGGTCGGATGGCAAAAGCTATCCGCACAATCCTTACCGCAGCATCGATGAAGAAGGGCAAAAGAGCCCAGCTCGAGATAATCGAGTAA
- the sucD gene encoding succinate--CoA ligase subunit alpha yields the protein MAVFVSKETRVIVQGITGRDGLFHAKMMREYGTSVAGGVTPGKGGSKVEDFPVFDSMHEAVAKTGANTSVIFVPEKFAADAIIEASDSGIGLVVCITEGVPVLDMLKIISYISKNGTKLIGPNCPGVISPGKSKVGILPGHIFKEGNIGVVSRSGTLTYELVSHITNAGLGQSTCVGIGGDPVIGSNFIDVLKLFKDDDETNAVVLVGEIGGSDEEEAAKFIREELGKPAVGFIAGRTAPKGKRMGHAGAIISGSSGTAEEKVGALKAAGIPVAGEPAEIASLLKDILK from the coding sequence ATGGCTGTCTTCGTTTCCAAAGAAACAAGGGTTATTGTTCAGGGTATAACCGGCCGCGACGGGCTTTTCCACGCTAAGATGATGCGTGAATACGGAACCTCTGTCGCGGGCGGCGTAACGCCAGGCAAGGGCGGTTCGAAGGTCGAAGATTTTCCCGTATTTGACTCAATGCATGAAGCCGTGGCTAAGACAGGCGCCAACACGTCTGTGATTTTCGTTCCTGAGAAGTTCGCAGCGGACGCAATAATAGAGGCTTCGGATTCAGGGATTGGTCTGGTCGTGTGCATTACCGAGGGTGTGCCCGTTCTCGATATGCTTAAGATTATAAGCTATATCTCAAAGAACGGAACCAAACTGATAGGACCTAACTGTCCTGGAGTTATCTCTCCCGGCAAATCAAAGGTAGGCATTCTGCCAGGTCATATTTTCAAGGAAGGCAACATAGGAGTCGTATCGCGCTCGGGAACCCTGACATACGAACTCGTAAGCCATATTACGAATGCAGGTCTTGGCCAGTCCACATGCGTTGGCATTGGAGGAGACCCCGTAATCGGCTCTAATTTTATAGATGTTCTCAAGCTCTTCAAGGATGATGATGAAACTAATGCCGTAGTGCTTGTCGGCGAGATTGGCGGTTCAGATGAGGAGGAGGCTGCAAAATTCATCAGAGAGGAGCTAGGCAAACCCGCAGTCGGGTTTATTGCGGGAAGAACCGCTCCAAAGGGAAAGCGAATGGGGCATGCCGGTGCTATAATATCGGGCTCCTCGGGCACTGCTGAGGAAAAAGTGGGTGCTCTTAAAGCCGCCGGAATCCCTGTTGCAGGCGAGCCGGCCGAGATTGCATCTCTTCTCAAGGATATACTCAAATGA